The sequence below is a genomic window from Salinispira pacifica.
CGGACAGTATTTCCGCATTGCTGAATCTCTACTTTGATGAAATTGCCAGAACTGTCACCAAATATGGGGGCACCATCGATAAATTTATCGGAGATGCAGCCATGGTTGTCTTCCAGGAGGGAAGGCATGTTCTTCAGGCGGTGCGGGCCTGTCTGGAAGCCCAGAAAAATCTTTCACACCTTCTCAAGGAAGAGATCGCTCCGGGTTTCAGCTACCCGGGAATTTCCGCAGGGATCAATACCGGGGAAATGCTCAGCGGAAACTACGGAAGCCCCAGACTGGGTCGCCTGGATTTTACCGTTATCGGTGATGTGGTGAATACCGCCGCCAGGGTTGAAAGCAAGGCCGCCTGCGGTGATATACTGTTTCCCGGAAATATCAGCGGTCACATATCCGGCGAATTCGCCATTGAATCCACAGGCACCTATGATTTGAAAAATAAATCCCAGCCGGTGGAACTGTTCAGAATATCCCGGGATTAACGCTATACGGCTTTCAGGGTACAGCTCTTTATCTGTTAGTTAATTATGCCTAAAATAGGATTTAAGCGCCTTCGGAGAATCTTTCCAGAATTGTCTTTTGGAAAAGTTCTCACTGGATTACATTAAACACAACTCAGGAGTCTCCATATTATGAACACCCTTTCTGCATTTCAGGAACATGTGGGCATGAAGTATCAGATATATAACGGTTTATTTCTGAACCTGCCCTTCCCGGACGTGAAAAGTTCGGGCATTCTTCTGCCGGTTTTCACCTCATACTGTCATGATGCCCTGGAAGAAGGCACACCGCCCATAGAACTGGTGGAGGAGTTTTTCTCCCAGCGGGTGGGTACCGACTCGTTCAGAGATTTGAAGAATGATCTTTTCCGCTTCCTCAGACTGGCAGAACGTCAGGTTGTACTCTTTGATGCAATGGAGGATTCTGCCTTCACCCGCATAGTGGATACCCAGGGGCCGGGATCCATCAAGGACACCCTCAACAGGGTTGAGCGAAGCGAAATCGTGGATGATTATCAGAAACTGCTGGACGAGTACCGGGTACGTATCGTACTCACCGCCCATCCCACCCAATTTTATACCGATCAGGTGTTGAGTATTCTGGTGGACCTGGTGGATTCCCTTCAGAAAAATGACATTCAGGAGATTAACAATCTCCTTCTCCAGATGGGCAACACCCGGTTCAAAAAACAGAAAAAGCCCACGCCCCTTGATGAAGCCCAGTCTCTGATGTGGACTCTGGAAAACGTGATGTACAGCGTTATCCCAAAGCTTCATGCTCATCTTGTTGAGGATATCTGTCCTGACGAGGATGCGGCATTGAATTTGCCGTCCATTATTGAACTGGGTTTCTGGCCCGGCGGAGACCGGGACGGCAACCCTTTCGTAAACCATGAGATCACCACAGAGGTGGGGCAGATGCTCCGACGGAAGGTGCTGGGCAGTTACCTGGAAGACGCAAGGGATCTTACCCGACGGCTAACCTTCGACGGCGTACTGGAGCGCATCCAGGGCGTTGTGGACAAGCTGGACAGCACCTTGAACCCGGTGGGCAGATATCTGAATGTACAGAAGTTATATGAAGCCAAACAGGTGGACGGTAAAGTGTTCCATGTGGAAGTTTCGGATGAAGGATACAACAGCGCCGAGGAGCTGCTTGAGGAACTGTTTGAAATCCGCAGCCTGGTTATCCGGGAGCACAACGGTCTTTTTGTACAGCTTCTGAACCGGTTTATCTATAAAATACAATGCTTTGGATTTCATTTTGCCAGCCTGGATATCCGGCAGGATTCGGCGGTTCACACGTCGCTGTGCGCAGACATTCTTGAAGGAGTGGATGCAAAGCGCTGGGGTAAGCTCAAGGAGCTTGAAGGCAAGGTTCTTGACGGCAAGAGCTATGAAGACCTTAGTGATCAAAAACGGGTGGAAGCCCTCCTGCTCAGTGCAGAAGCCCTGAGCAAGCTTGAACATCAGAGCAGACAGCAGCTTCTGGAGGAGATCCTGGACAGCAGAAGCGATGCCATCAGCAGGGACTGTCTCCAGAGTTTCAAGGCGATCCATGAAATCCAGTCACGAAACGGGGAGAAAGGCGCCCATCGTTATGTGATCAGTCACACCGAGCGTTCAAGCCATGTGCTGGAAGTGTGGTTCCTCTCCCTTCTCAGCGGTTTTGATCCGGATATACTTCCCCTGGATATTGTACCTCTGTTTGAAACGGTGGAAGATCTCCACAATGCACCGGGGATTATGAACCGTCTCTATGAAATTCCGGAGTATTCACGGCATCTGAAAAATCGGGACCGTCATCAGCACATCATGCTGGGATTCTCCGACGGTACCAAAGACGGCGGATATGTAACAGCCAACTGGGAGATCTACAAGGCCAAGGAAATCCTCACCCAGACTACCGGTGATCATGGCTTCAGGGTGCTGTTTTTTGACGGCCGGGGTGGTCCTCCTGCACGGGGCGGCGGCAACACCCACAAATTTTACCGGGGTCTGGGAAGTAAAATTGACTCCAAAACCATTCAGCTCACAATTCAGGGACAGACCATCAGCTCCAGTTACGGCACCGAAGATATTGCCGCCCATAACCTGGGCCAGCTGGTGAGCGCAGGTCTTGAAAACAACCTCTTTCCCTCCGACAGCATGTACCTGAACGAAGAGGAGAGGGATCTCATCGAGCGTCTGTCGGAACGGGCGAACGCCCACTACATGGCATTACGAAATCATCCGAAATTCCTGCCCTATCTTGAGCATATGACCCCACTGAGCTACTACGGTCGAACCAATATCGGAAGCCGGCCCAGCAAGCGCAGTAAATCCGGACCATTGAACCTGGATAGTCTCAGAGCCATCCCCTTCGTCGGTGCCTGGAGCCAGATGAAGCAGAACATTCCCGGCTACTACGGCCTGGGGACAGCGCTGGAGGAACTGATCAAACAGGGTGAGCAGGAAAAACTTCAAAAGCTGTACCATAACAGTCTCTTTTTCCGAACCCTGATGGAAAATTCCATGCAGAGTTTGAGTAAATCCTATTTTCCACTCACTTCCTACCTGAATGATGATCCCGAGTACGGCGAGTTCTGGAATATTCTGAAAAGCGAGGCGGAACTCAGCACGAAAAATCTTTTCGCCATTACCGGCCAGAACAGCCTGCTGGATACCGATCAGGTGATCCGGGAATCCATCAGGATGCGTGAGCGTCTGATTCTTCCGGTAATCGTCATTCAGCAGTATGCCCTGCAGAAAATCCGTCAGCTTCAGGAAGAGGCCGGAGTGGAAACCCGGCGTTTCGTGGAAAGCGACCGGGAGAAACAAAAGGACGTTCTGGAAAAGCTGATCATCAAAAGCCTGATGGCCTCCATCAACGCATCCAGAAACTCGGTATAGGTCCGTGTCTTTCGGGGGGTGGATCTGCCGGGATTCACCTCCCCTGGACGGGTGCTCCTGCCGATCTGATCGAGCCGGAGGGCGGCGGTCGCTCTGGGCGGTTACTAATGGTTCGAGAGTTTACTGGTCTGCCACAGGGCTGTTACTGGTGGTGCTGCAGAAATGTGAGGGCCTGGGCGAACGCCTCTTCATATGATCCCGGCAGACGGGATTCGGATCGGGTCAGTTGTTCCGAAGTGAACAGGTAGCAGCCCAGCTGAAACCCGCTGAACCTCCCCGGCATGCTCTGAAGTTCAAACCTCTCGGTATCTCCGGAAAACCCTACACCCAGATGTATGAGCATGCGGATTTCATTCCGTACCTTGAGAATATCCTGCTCCTCCATCTGGAGGAAGCGCTCAAGGGCATCCAGCATTCCTTTGGTATAGCGGATGGAGTATCCGTACTTTTCAAAAAACCGGGACTCCACCGTATCCATATCATCTTTCAGCATGGAGATATAGTCCGCAGTGGCGCTCACATTCAACTCGGCCAGGTCCTGCTCGGTCTTATTGATCCTGCTCCACAGCAATCCCAGGTCGGCTTCATCCACCAATTCCTGAAGGATCAGGTAGCCATCCAACAGATCTCCGTTATGAATATAGGCCAGAGCCAGATCGTGCCGCGGACTCTCATTGGCCTCCGAACCCTCAATTGCTTTTTTGTACTGGCGGATCGCATGGTCGTAGTTACCGGTATGCTCATAGAGACGGGCCAGATAGGTTCGTGCCCGCACATTCTCCGGATCGATTTCACATGATTTCTGAAGATATTCCAGGGCACGACTGTCGTCCCCTAGTTTGAAGTACAGGTCTCCAAGTTCAATATGAGCTTCCAGATGGGTAGGATCAAGTTTGATACAGGACTCAAACTCATGAAGGGCGCGTTGAAAGTCCCTGTCTGCGCTATAGCACAGGCCCAGCTGAAAATGCACCGGTTCATTTTCCGGGTCGTTTCTGCTGAGGTCCTCATATATATGCTTCGCGGCGCTGTAATCACCCAGATGCATAAGATCCCGGGCCTTCCGTAACGGATCCAAATCCATTCCCCTTACTGGAATTATATCCCATTCCCCGGAAAAAAAAAGACCCGAACCGAAGCATCTGCTGCTTCCGTCCGGGTATTATCGGGCAGGTACGGGAAAAACATCCCCGCCCCGCCTGAGAACAGATGTGCTCGGGGCTGTTACAGCTGGAGCATGTTCTTTACTGTGGAGATCTCCAGGAATGAGGCTCCGGTTGAAGGACCGAAGTTACCCGCAAGAACGAGCACCGTATCTTCTTTCTGGAGAAGATCATCCTTCACCAGATGGTTCAGACTCTTATTGATAAATTTCTCAACCCCTTCCTGCCGGGCGGGCATATAGCTTGCCGTTACCCCGTATGTGATTGCCAGCTGACGCATAACTTTCGGATCGTAGCATTCCACATAAATGGGAATATTTCCCCGGAATGCAGAAATGTAGCGTGCGGTGCGGCCGGTTGATGTGTCAATCACGATTCCCTTCATGGGAATTTTCGATTCTGCCTTCACCGCAGTACGTGCGAGAAATGCTGGAATCTGGTGACTGGAAGGATCAACATCTATGTTCACCATTGCATCTGTTGCTTCTTCTGCAGACTTGGCGATTTTTGCCATGGTCTGTACAGACTCCAGGGGATAATCACCATAGGCGGTTTCTCCGCTGAGCATCAGTGAATCGGTACCGTCATATACGGCATTCGCCACATCGCTCACTTCAGCACGGGTGGGCCGGGGCTTCTTGATCATGGTGTGCAGCATCTGGGTGGCGGTAATCACCGGCTTGCATTTTTCCCGGCACTTTCTGATGATCATTTTCTGGATTGCGGGAATCTTTTCAGCGGGGATCTCAATTCCCAGGTCTCCCCGGGCTACCATGATTCCGTGAACATGATCAATGATTTCGTCGATGTTCTCTACGCCTTCCTGATTTTCGATTTTTGCAATGATTTTGGATTTGCTGTTGTGCTCATCGAGAATGTCCTGAATCACCTGCACATCTTCTTTGTTCCGGACGAAGGAGTGGGCGATAAAATCGATTTCATGTTCAATGGCAAAATCGATGTAGCCTCTGTCCCTATCGCTGAGAGCGGGAAGATGAATGTGCACGCCGGGTACATTTACACTCTTTTTTCCGCCGATCTCCCCGTCATTCTGAACTTCGCAAATCAGGGCGTTGTCTTTCTTTTCTTTTACGATAAGAGCAACATCACCATCATCAATCAAAATCAGTTTTCCCACGGGGACATCTTCCACAAAGCCTTTGTAGTTGAGGTATACGCATTCCTTGCTGGAAAGTTTGTCGGGATCTCCAATCATTTTGATAATGTCGCCGGTTTTCACGTTAATGTCCGACTCTTTTTTGGTAGTTCGTACTTCAGGACCTTTGGTATCCAGTACAAGCGGGATTGCATCGGATACTTTTCGGACATTTTCCACTACTTTCAGGCTGTCTTTATGTTCCTGGTGGGCGGTATTCAGGCGCACTGCGCTCATTCCGGCATCGTAGAGGGATCGGATAAAATCCGGTTCGCAATTCATATCTGATATGGTTGCGACTATTTTGGTTAACTTCTTCACGGTCGTACTCCGTTTTGGGATTGGGATTAATACACTCGGTACACAACGAAGTATAGTTTTTTCCAATACCGCCGTCAATGTGAGGCATTGCTCCGAAGCACACCGATTAGCGGGTATTCTATCAGGTCAGACGGGTATGGAGAACCCGTTTTGGCCTTTTTTTGAATGTCGTTTGGCTAAATCCCTGACCTATACACACATTACCAAAATTGCCGGCAGCTTCTGAAATAGTTGGCAGCTCTCGAAAATCCATGTTTTTCTTTTCACCATCTTTTTTGTATATTGAGTTGAGATGAAAAAAATAATACCGATTTTTCCATTAGGGGTTGTGCTCCTGCCCGGCATGCAGCTTCCCCTGCATATATTTGAAGAGCGATACCGGCTGATGGTGTCCCACTGTCTGAAACAAGATGAGCCCTTCGGAATCGTGTATTATGACGGAAGCAGTTTCAAATCCACCGGCTGCTCCGGAAAAATCACCAATGTTCTGAAGGAATACGAGGACGGCAGAAAAGATATCATCATACAGGGCTCGGACAGATTCACCCTGGAAGAGGTTGATGATTCAGGAGAGTACCTGACGGCTGAAGTAAAATACTTCAGCGACTGCAGCACTTCCGCCAGTTCCCGGGAACTCGAACGCATGAAAACCGAGGCGGTTGAAGCGGTCATCAAACTGGCATCCCTGAACAACCGGGAGCTGGATAGAAAGTATCTCATGAGCCTGAATCCCGTGGACTTCAGTTTTCTCATCTCCGCCAGCGATATGATGAACCTGGAAGATAAGCAGGAAAACCTTGAGACCAGCTCGACAGCCAACAGGCTGCAAAGCATTATCACCACCGCCAAACGGGTAATTATGCGCTCGGAGGCGCATCACCAGCTTCTGAAAATACTGGGGGATAATTCGGACATCCGCCACATTTTTAATTAGACCGCCAATTCCGAATAAAAATCACCATGGTTTTCTCTTTTCTCGTATACAGCAAATCCATTTATTACTATACTTTGAAAGTATTATGATCCAGGGAAAAGAAGCTGAGCAGCAGATTGACATGTATGAAAAGAAGATCTTTGACCTCACCCAGCTCATCGAGATCAGTAAAAGTCTCAATTCAAACCTGGATTACAACGCTCTGATTCAATCCATTCTCTATATTTGCATGGGTCAGCTCAAAGTGCTGAAGGCCGGCCTCTTCGCCCGGAAGGATATCGGCAGTCAGGACCTGGTGCTCCACAGAAGTCAGGTGGGCTTCGACATGCACGCCCACCAGCAGTATGTGATTCACGAGGGGAATCCTCTGCTGGACTATCTTCACGATCATCCCAAAAGCCAAACCCTTGATGATCTTCAGTCGGCAATCGGAGAGGAGCCTCTGGATCCCATATCCCAGCTGCAGCCGGTTCTGATTATCCCTCTGAGAGCCAAGGATGTGATCAACGGCATTCTCATACTGGGAGATCCAATTCAGGAATCGGCAATCCCCATGGAAGACAGGGATTACGTGGAGAACATCGCAATACTCGCAGGAATTGCGGTGCACAATGCATTCCTGTATGAGATCACCACCACCGATGTGATGACCCGGCTCAAACTCCGACATTTCTTCCTGGATACTCTGAGCAGTCAGATCGCCCTCAGCAGACGCCACAACAAAACCATGAGTCTCATCATGATGGATATAGATCACTTTAAAGCGTTGAACGACAACTACGGCCATGTGGTGGGCGACGAAGTTATTATCGGTGTGAGCAGAATTATCCTGGATAATATTCGCCAGACTGATATGGCAGCCCGGTACGGCGGCGAGGAGTTTGTGGTACTCCTCCCCGATGCCCCCCGTTCCACGGCCCTGCAGATCGCCGAACGGATCCGTACGGCAGTTGCCCAGGCCCTGTTCACCTACGAAGACGCAAGCTGCTCGGTAACAATATCCATGGGGCTTGCGGAGTTCGATCCATATACCGATCTTAACTCCCAGACCTTCATCCAGAAAGCGGACAAAGCCCTCTATGAGTCCAAACGAGGCGGACGGAACCGCACCACCACTGCAGCTGACCTGAGCTGATGCAGCCCCTCCTTCTTGCTTAAATGTACGCCCTTTAGTATCTTCTTGCCATGGAAATAGCAAAAACACTGGATCAGGTACGCTCCAAACTGGAGCCGTCCATTCTCCCCCATGAGCTGGATGAAGCAATGGATAAAATTGCCAGGATCCGTACACTGAAAAAAGATATGAACGTGGTTGTCCTGGGTCATAATTACATGACACCGGATGTGTTCTACGGAGTCTCGGATATTATCGGAGACAGCCTGGGTCTGGCCCGGGAGGCGGCACAGACCACTGCAGATATTATTCTTTTCAACGGCGTACATTTCATGGCCGAGACTGCGAAGATCATGAGCCCGGAAAAGACCGTCCTCATTGCAGATATGGAAGCAGGCTGCTCACTGGCTGAGAGCATTACCGCCGAGGACGTCCGCATGCTGAAGAAACAGCATCCCGGAGTTCCGGTTGTGACCTATGTGAACTGCTCTGCAGCGGTAAAAGCGGAAACGGATATCTGCTGTACCAGCGCCAACGCAGCCAAGGTTGTGAACTCCCTGGACAGCGACGAGGTACTCTTTCTCCCGGATGCATATCTGGCGAAAAATGTCGCCCTCCAGACCGATAAACGGATTATCAGCTGGGAACAGGGCAAGTGCATGGTGCACGAACAGTTCACCAAAAGCGACATTGATGCCGCCCGGGCTCAGTTCGATGACCTGGTGGTGATCAGCCACCCCGAATGCGATACCGACGTTACCGGAGCCTCAGATTTCGCGGGAAGCACCAGCCAGATGGAACGGGTGATCGCTGAGAGCGGCAAACAGAACGTGATGCTGATTACCGAGTGCAGCATGGGCGACAACCTCAGGTCGGTTTTCCCCAAAAAGAATTTCATCAGCACCTGCCAGACCTGCCCCCACATGAAAAAAATCACCCTGGACAAGATCATCTATTCCCTGGAGAACATGGTTCATAAAGTGGAAGTGGACGAGGACATTATCCGCCGGGGACGGCGGGCGGTGGAACGCATGCTGGAGATCGGCTGATACCGGAATATCAATTCTGATACCAGCCGATAATTTCCTGCAGCATTATGTTCCTGCAGCAATGCATTATTGGTAGGGAACACATACCTGTACAGAGGTGAATGGTTCGTTAATCACTTTCTGTACAGGGGGTGAATTTTCTTTCGATAGTTTTCATACTGTTCGCCGGCATGATAACTGGAGCGAACCAGCGGACCGGCCTCCACGAAATCAAAGCCCTTTTCCAGGGCCCGCTCTTTCAGCTCGGCAAATTCCTCGGGGGTCCAGTACTTCTGCACTGCCTGATGATTCCGGCTGGGCTGGAGATACTGCCCCATGTTCATCATCGATACCCCGTGGGCCAGCAGGTCATCCATGGCTCCCAGAATCTCTTCCCTGGTTTCACCCAGACCCAGCATCAGGCTGGATTTCGTGACAATATCCGGTGCAATCTCCCGGCTCATTTTCAGCATTTTCAGACTCCGCTGATAATATGAACGGGAGCGGACAACCGGAGTCAGGCGCTCCACGGTTTCAAGATTATGACTCATAATATCCGGCCTGCTCTCCAGCACGGCGGCGATGCTGTCAGGATCGGCCATGAGATCTGAAGTGAGAAGTTCCACTCCGCAGTCCGGAGCGGCCTTTCGGATCTCTTCAACGGTTTTTGCAACTATGGATGCGCCTCCGTCCTTCAGATCGTCCCGTGTGACCATGGTGATTACCACATGGGCCAGCTGAAGCTTGGCAACCGAATCGGCAACCCGTGCCGGCTCGCCAAGATCCACCGCACCGGGAAGACCGGTTTTCACCGCACAAAACCTGCAGCGGCGGGTGCAGGTATCTCCCAGAATCATGAAGGTGGCAGTTTTATGCTTCCCCCAGCACTCATGAATATTGGGACAGCGGGCTTCTTCGCACACCGTATGCAGACGCTCTTCCTTCACCATCTTTTTGAGATCTTTAAAATTATCGTTGGTGTTCAGCTGAATTTTCAGCCACTCCGGTTTGCGTGTTACCGGTCTGTTGTTTTTCCCGGTCTGCTTCGCGGCTGTATTCGTTGCGCCGCTTTTCGTTGCGCCGGTTTTCTTTATGCCGGAACCTTTCTGCAATTGCTCTTCTGGTATGGTAAAGCTGTCTGACATATATTTTCTCCAATTGCCTCTTGCATTTCAGATGTTGTTCTGGGTGTCTAAGCTACTAGATTTTGCCGGTGAAGGCCAGTGTGAACACACATTCCGGGAGGACCGGTTTTTGCAGACAGAGTTCCCGTTGAACGATCAGCTGGATTCCCGGACAATCAGTTCCGGCTCGAGACGGACGGTTTCGGCGAACCAGCTGTGTTCCTTTTCAGCATTAATTCCCCGGACGCACAGATCATAGGCCGTGGCCCCCATCTGTCTCAGAGGCTGATGAATGGTGGTGAGTGCCGGGTTGGTGAGACTTGAGAAGGTGACATCATCGTATCCCACAATCCGCATGTCATCGGGTATGCTGATATTGTGCTGTCTGGCGGCCTTCAGCAGCCCAAGAGCCACCAGGTCCCCTGCGGCGCAGAAAATCCCGTCGCATCCTGCGTCCATGAAATTTTTGAAGGTTTTGATCGCCTCTTCGGGATGGTAGGTGGGGATCTCCACAACTGCGTTTTCATCCACTGGAATCCCCCGTTCGTTCATTACCTGAATATATGTGTCGTAGCGGGCCTTGGGGGAAAGGCTTCCCAGGGGATCGTTATGATACCCCACCAGAAGTCCCGGTTTTTTACAGCCCCGGTCTATGAGATGCTCAACTGCCTTTCGTGCGCCGATGGTGCTGTCGCAGTAGACGCTGCTTACGTTCTCGAAAATATCTTCCACCAGAACCAGCGAAACTCCGCTGTCTTTGAACTCTTCGATGAATGTGTGTCCTGGGCGCAGATTCACCGTAATAACCGCATCGGCACGTCTTCCCTGAAGTATCTTCTGAAACGTCTTCATTCGGCTGTTTTTATCCCGGTTGGAAGAATAGAGCTGAATGGTGTACTCATCCCCCCCTGCCTCCAGAGCTTCTTCCACACCCCGGATCAACTCCATTTCAAATAGAGTGGAAAAACTTGCCGCAACCACTGCGATGGTTTTGGTATGCCCCCCAACCAATGAACGCCCGAGAAATGCCGGGAAGTAATCCAGTGCTTCCACCGATTTCAATACCTTCTGTTTAGTTTCGGCGGTGATTCGGGGATCGTCATGGATGGCCCAGCTTACGGTAGTATGGGATACTCCGGCGTGCCGGGCAACATCGTGGATGGTTACTTTTTTTGGCATGAATATTCCTAGATCTATCTTATTCTATGTGAGGCGGCGATTCCAGGAACCTGCTACTGATGTATCAGAGCCGCTGGGATCCGTTTCCGCCCGGTAATCATGAGGCGATGATGTCTGCCTCATAACAGAGGTTCTTCTAAAATGCTTTTTTTATTAGAATCTCTATGATCTATACAGAATAAGAGCAGTCCCGGGAGC
It includes:
- the dgcA gene encoding diguanylate cyclase DgcA, translated to MIQGKEAEQQIDMYEKKIFDLTQLIEISKSLNSNLDYNALIQSILYICMGQLKVLKAGLFARKDIGSQDLVLHRSQVGFDMHAHQQYVIHEGNPLLDYLHDHPKSQTLDDLQSAIGEEPLDPISQLQPVLIIPLRAKDVINGILILGDPIQESAIPMEDRDYVENIAILAGIAVHNAFLYEITTTDVMTRLKLRHFFLDTLSSQIALSRRHNKTMSLIMMDIDHFKALNDNYGHVVGDEVIIGVSRIILDNIRQTDMAARYGGEEFVVLLPDAPRSTALQIAERIRTAVAQALFTYEDASCSVTISMGLAEFDPYTDLNSQTFIQKADKALYESKRGGRNRTTTAADLS
- the pyk gene encoding pyruvate kinase, which encodes MKKLTKIVATISDMNCEPDFIRSLYDAGMSAVRLNTAHQEHKDSLKVVENVRKVSDAIPLVLDTKGPEVRTTKKESDINVKTGDIIKMIGDPDKLSSKECVYLNYKGFVEDVPVGKLILIDDGDVALIVKEKKDNALICEVQNDGEIGGKKSVNVPGVHIHLPALSDRDRGYIDFAIEHEIDFIAHSFVRNKEDVQVIQDILDEHNSKSKIIAKIENQEGVENIDEIIDHVHGIMVARGDLGIEIPAEKIPAIQKMIIRKCREKCKPVITATQMLHTMIKKPRPTRAEVSDVANAVYDGTDSLMLSGETAYGDYPLESVQTMAKIAKSAEEATDAMVNIDVDPSSHQIPAFLARTAVKAESKIPMKGIVIDTSTGRTARYISAFRGNIPIYVECYDPKVMRQLAITYGVTASYMPARQEGVEKFINKSLNHLVKDDLLQKEDTVLVLAGNFGPSTGASFLEISTVKNMLQL
- the nadA gene encoding quinolinate synthase NadA, producing MEIAKTLDQVRSKLEPSILPHELDEAMDKIARIRTLKKDMNVVVLGHNYMTPDVFYGVSDIIGDSLGLAREAAQTTADIILFNGVHFMAETAKIMSPEKTVLIADMEAGCSLAESITAEDVRMLKKQHPGVPVVTYVNCSAAVKAETDICCTSANAAKVVNSLDSDEVLFLPDAYLAKNVALQTDKRIISWEQGKCMVHEQFTKSDIDAARAQFDDLVVISHPECDTDVTGASDFAGSTSQMERVIAESGKQNVMLITECSMGDNLRSVFPKKNFISTCQTCPHMKKITLDKIIYSLENMVHKVEVDEDIIRRGRRAVERMLEIG
- a CDS encoding LON peptidase substrate-binding domain-containing protein, giving the protein MKKIIPIFPLGVVLLPGMQLPLHIFEERYRLMVSHCLKQDEPFGIVYYDGSSFKSTGCSGKITNVLKEYEDGRKDIIIQGSDRFTLEEVDDSGEYLTAEVKYFSDCSTSASSRELERMKTEAVEAVIKLASLNNRELDRKYLMSLNPVDFSFLISASDMMNLEDKQENLETSSTANRLQSIITTAKRVIMRSEAHHQLLKILGDNSDIRHIFN
- a CDS encoding phosphoenolpyruvate carboxylase — translated: MNTLSAFQEHVGMKYQIYNGLFLNLPFPDVKSSGILLPVFTSYCHDALEEGTPPIELVEEFFSQRVGTDSFRDLKNDLFRFLRLAERQVVLFDAMEDSAFTRIVDTQGPGSIKDTLNRVERSEIVDDYQKLLDEYRVRIVLTAHPTQFYTDQVLSILVDLVDSLQKNDIQEINNLLLQMGNTRFKKQKKPTPLDEAQSLMWTLENVMYSVIPKLHAHLVEDICPDEDAALNLPSIIELGFWPGGDRDGNPFVNHEITTEVGQMLRRKVLGSYLEDARDLTRRLTFDGVLERIQGVVDKLDSTLNPVGRYLNVQKLYEAKQVDGKVFHVEVSDEGYNSAEELLEELFEIRSLVIREHNGLFVQLLNRFIYKIQCFGFHFASLDIRQDSAVHTSLCADILEGVDAKRWGKLKELEGKVLDGKSYEDLSDQKRVEALLLSAEALSKLEHQSRQQLLEEILDSRSDAISRDCLQSFKAIHEIQSRNGEKGAHRYVISHTERSSHVLEVWFLSLLSGFDPDILPLDIVPLFETVEDLHNAPGIMNRLYEIPEYSRHLKNRDRHQHIMLGFSDGTKDGGYVTANWEIYKAKEILTQTTGDHGFRVLFFDGRGGPPARGGGNTHKFYRGLGSKIDSKTIQLTIQGQTISSSYGTEDIAAHNLGQLVSAGLENNLFPSDSMYLNEEERDLIERLSERANAHYMALRNHPKFLPYLEHMTPLSYYGRTNIGSRPSKRSKSGPLNLDSLRAIPFVGAWSQMKQNIPGYYGLGTALEELIKQGEQEKLQKLYHNSLFFRTLMENSMQSLSKSYFPLTSYLNDDPEYGEFWNILKSEAELSTKNLFAITGQNSLLDTDQVIRESIRMRERLILPVIVIQQYALQKIRQLQEEAGVETRRFVESDREKQKDVLEKLIIKSLMASINASRNSV
- a CDS encoding tetratricopeptide repeat protein, yielding MDPLRKARDLMHLGDYSAAKHIYEDLSRNDPENEPVHFQLGLCYSADRDFQRALHEFESCIKLDPTHLEAHIELGDLYFKLGDDSRALEYLQKSCEIDPENVRARTYLARLYEHTGNYDHAIRQYKKAIEGSEANESPRHDLALAYIHNGDLLDGYLILQELVDEADLGLLWSRINKTEQDLAELNVSATADYISMLKDDMDTVESRFFEKYGYSIRYTKGMLDALERFLQMEEQDILKVRNEIRMLIHLGVGFSGDTERFELQSMPGRFSGFQLGCYLFTSEQLTRSESRLPGSYEEAFAQALTFLQHHQ
- the lipA gene encoding lipoyl synthase; its protein translation is MSDSFTIPEEQLQKGSGIKKTGATKSGATNTAAKQTGKNNRPVTRKPEWLKIQLNTNDNFKDLKKMVKEERLHTVCEEARCPNIHECWGKHKTATFMILGDTCTRRCRFCAVKTGLPGAVDLGEPARVADSVAKLQLAHVVITMVTRDDLKDGGASIVAKTVEEIRKAAPDCGVELLTSDLMADPDSIAAVLESRPDIMSHNLETVERLTPVVRSRSYYQRSLKMLKMSREIAPDIVTKSSLMLGLGETREEILGAMDDLLAHGVSMMNMGQYLQPSRNHQAVQKYWTPEEFAELKERALEKGFDFVEAGPLVRSSYHAGEQYENYRKKIHPLYRK
- a CDS encoding LacI family DNA-binding transcriptional regulator — protein: MPKKVTIHDVARHAGVSHTTVSWAIHDDPRITAETKQKVLKSVEALDYFPAFLGRSLVGGHTKTIAVVAASFSTLFEMELIRGVEEALEAGGDEYTIQLYSSNRDKNSRMKTFQKILQGRRADAVITVNLRPGHTFIEEFKDSGVSLVLVEDIFENVSSVYCDSTIGARKAVEHLIDRGCKKPGLLVGYHNDPLGSLSPKARYDTYIQVMNERGIPVDENAVVEIPTYHPEEAIKTFKNFMDAGCDGIFCAAGDLVALGLLKAARQHNISIPDDMRIVGYDDVTFSSLTNPALTTIHQPLRQMGATAYDLCVRGINAEKEHSWFAETVRLEPELIVRESS